The Candidatus Accumulibacter similis genome has a segment encoding these proteins:
- a CDS encoding DUF1156 domain-containing protein → MSGPNGKRLIEVAFPLKQASIDSVHEKNVRHGHISTLHIWPARRPLAASRAALIATLLPDPGDKEKRDEMLRRLGGTVVQSVKRKKLPSGKVEDVVSEETQGGILHWGRESGPDLDWFRAEIRKAYGGRAPKVLDPFAGGGAIPLEAMRLGCDVTAVDINPVAWFILKCTLEYPQKLAGQKRRLPDFALADREFMEAYLKALGLKPAAIRTQLDLLARHASKETQGEMFEHLQLDPSLLEADLAWHVRAWGRWVLREARRELARFYPTYAEFCSLDPYRRVPLAREAEEQLKLVPTNEAGEPQIDLLNAGFDKKTYLDNDKNPRWVAKPTVAYLWARTVKCKACRATVPLLKTRWLAKKDNKRVVLTMEPNAERTGVVFGIDPEAKVQGGNAAQRREHDKRLGSGTMTRSGATCPCCSAIMTMEDIQLEGRAGRLSEVLTAVVVDSPGGKEFRTPTQDELTASQPPGDALTDAFEQIPYGAPNEPISPDRPSPNTRGASGLTRYGFDNWGAIFSSRQLLALSTVLRKTRNDAWNAIRQANSLGGWHEALIAYLFASFDKLLTNSTTICSWNCNTTSIRHTFGRFALPMVWDFTEINPLSALAGGYENSMDWVAEAVAFALEAGRTSHDAQCLRTSATDLRAASVDVILTDPPYYDAIPYSDLMDFYHVWLRRAVKDVLAEHSTAFHDSLGPKWDKTSSSGELVDQPSRFGFDGAQSRRAYETGMAAVFTRCHDALTQDGRLVVVFANKQPNAWETLVAALIRAGFVVDGSWPIQTERASRSNALSAAALASSVWLVCRKRELSARAGWDSAVIKEMEARISARLRDFWDSGIRGPDFVWAATGPALEAYSQYPAVKKASEPGALMTVTEFLRHVRRIVVDFVVGRVLTRGDAVATDSAGLDDVTTYYLLHRNDFGLKDAPAGACILYSVSCNLSEGQLADQYEILSRGKGAAAEEEDEDAEAEEGAEEVETTGGGGTFRLRAWSHRKHRMLGLDTEGGRAAPLIDQVHKLMHLWKGGDVNKVNEYLDSRGLRRSPIFAQLLQALIELAPHGDEERSILESLSNHVRSLGAAAQGALPV, encoded by the coding sequence ATGAGTGGTCCGAACGGCAAGCGGCTGATCGAAGTCGCCTTCCCGCTGAAGCAGGCGTCGATCGATTCCGTCCACGAGAAGAACGTTCGGCACGGGCACATCTCTACGCTGCACATCTGGCCCGCGCGGCGGCCGCTGGCGGCGTCCCGCGCAGCACTGATCGCGACTCTTCTTCCCGACCCGGGGGACAAGGAGAAACGCGACGAGATGCTCAGGCGGCTCGGCGGCACGGTCGTCCAGTCGGTCAAGCGAAAGAAGCTGCCCTCCGGCAAGGTCGAAGACGTGGTCTCCGAGGAAACGCAGGGCGGCATCCTGCACTGGGGGCGCGAGTCCGGACCGGACTTGGACTGGTTCCGCGCGGAGATCCGCAAGGCTTACGGTGGGCGTGCGCCGAAGGTGCTGGATCCATTCGCCGGTGGCGGCGCGATCCCGCTGGAGGCGATGCGCCTGGGCTGCGACGTGACGGCGGTCGACATCAACCCCGTGGCGTGGTTCATCCTGAAGTGCACGCTGGAGTACCCCCAAAAGCTCGCCGGGCAGAAGCGGCGCTTGCCCGACTTCGCGCTTGCTGACCGCGAGTTCATGGAGGCCTACCTGAAGGCCCTGGGGCTCAAGCCTGCGGCCATCCGGACGCAGCTCGACCTGCTGGCCAGGCACGCATCCAAGGAGACCCAGGGAGAGATGTTCGAGCATTTGCAGCTCGATCCCTCGCTCTTGGAGGCCGATCTCGCCTGGCATGTTCGGGCCTGGGGACGGTGGGTGCTGCGGGAGGCGCGTCGTGAACTCGCACGGTTCTATCCAACGTACGCCGAGTTCTGCTCGCTTGACCCCTACCGGCGCGTGCCGCTCGCTCGCGAAGCCGAAGAGCAGCTCAAGTTGGTGCCGACCAATGAGGCAGGGGAGCCACAGATCGACCTGCTGAATGCCGGCTTCGACAAGAAGACGTACCTCGACAATGACAAGAACCCGCGCTGGGTGGCCAAGCCGACAGTCGCCTACCTGTGGGCCCGTACCGTCAAGTGCAAAGCCTGCCGTGCCACGGTGCCGTTATTGAAGACCCGCTGGCTCGCTAAGAAGGACAACAAGCGGGTCGTGCTGACGATGGAACCGAACGCCGAACGCACGGGCGTGGTGTTCGGTATCGATCCTGAAGCGAAAGTCCAGGGCGGCAATGCCGCCCAGCGGCGCGAGCATGACAAGCGACTTGGTTCCGGGACCATGACTCGATCGGGTGCCACCTGTCCGTGTTGTTCCGCGATCATGACCATGGAGGACATACAGCTGGAGGGTCGTGCAGGCCGCCTATCCGAGGTGTTGACCGCGGTCGTGGTCGATTCGCCAGGCGGGAAGGAGTTCCGAACTCCAACCCAAGACGAATTGACCGCAAGCCAGCCGCCTGGAGACGCCTTAACCGATGCGTTTGAGCAGATCCCTTACGGCGCTCCAAACGAACCAATTTCGCCAGATCGCCCCTCGCCGAACACGCGCGGGGCGTCTGGCCTGACTCGCTACGGCTTCGACAACTGGGGGGCCATCTTCTCGTCTCGGCAGCTGCTAGCGCTTTCAACCGTGCTCCGAAAGACTCGCAACGACGCCTGGAATGCAATACGCCAAGCAAACTCACTGGGTGGCTGGCACGAGGCCCTCATCGCGTACCTATTCGCATCCTTTGACAAGTTACTGACGAACTCAACCACCATTTGTTCCTGGAACTGCAACACCACCAGTATCCGACATACGTTCGGAAGATTTGCGCTCCCGATGGTGTGGGACTTTACAGAGATAAACCCGCTATCTGCTCTCGCCGGGGGCTATGAGAATTCGATGGATTGGGTCGCGGAGGCTGTTGCCTTTGCTCTTGAAGCCGGACGGACCTCGCACGATGCACAGTGCCTTCGAACGTCTGCCACAGATCTGCGCGCTGCCAGCGTAGATGTCATCCTGACGGACCCCCCTTACTACGATGCGATCCCGTATTCGGATCTCATGGACTTCTATCACGTCTGGCTGAGGCGTGCAGTGAAGGACGTGCTTGCTGAGCATTCGACAGCGTTTCATGACTCACTTGGGCCGAAGTGGGATAAGACGTCGTCCTCTGGTGAGCTTGTCGACCAGCCGTCGCGATTCGGTTTTGACGGTGCGCAGTCGCGGCGTGCATATGAGACGGGCATGGCGGCCGTGTTCACGCGTTGCCACGACGCACTGACGCAAGACGGACGGCTTGTTGTTGTGTTTGCAAACAAGCAGCCAAATGCATGGGAAACATTGGTTGCTGCGCTGATACGTGCCGGCTTTGTCGTTGACGGGTCGTGGCCGATTCAAACGGAGCGTGCCAGTCGCAGCAACGCACTGTCGGCCGCGGCATTGGCCTCTTCGGTCTGGTTGGTCTGTCGCAAGCGAGAGCTCTCTGCCAGAGCAGGATGGGATAGCGCCGTCATCAAGGAGATGGAGGCACGGATCTCGGCGCGCCTTCGCGATTTTTGGGATTCAGGGATTCGTGGTCCAGACTTTGTTTGGGCGGCTACTGGCCCGGCGCTTGAGGCGTATAGCCAGTATCCCGCAGTCAAGAAGGCGTCCGAACCCGGTGCGCTGATGACGGTGACGGAGTTCTTGCGCCACGTGCGCCGCATCGTCGTCGACTTCGTGGTTGGCCGCGTGCTGACGCGGGGCGACGCGGTTGCGACCGACAGCGCTGGCCTCGACGACGTGACCACGTACTACCTCCTGCACCGCAACGACTTCGGTCTGAAGGACGCGCCCGCAGGCGCCTGCATTCTGTACTCGGTCTCCTGCAACCTCTCGGAGGGTCAGTTGGCCGATCAGTACGAGATCCTCAGCCGTGGCAAGGGCGCGGCCGCAGAAGAGGAAGACGAGGATGCGGAGGCTGAGGAGGGCGCGGAGGAGGTCGAGACCACCGGGGGGGGCGGCACGTTCCGGCTACGTGCATGGTCGCATCGCAAACATCGGATGCTGGGGCTGGACACCGAAGGTGGTCGCGCGGCGCCGCTGATCGACCAGGTGCACAAGCTGATGCACCTGTGGAAGGGCGGCGACGTCAACAAGGTCAACGAATACCTCGACTCGCGTGGACTGCGCCGGAGCCCCATCTTTGCGCAGCTGCTGCAGGCCTTGATCGAACTTGCACCGCATGGAGACGAGGAGCGGTCGATCCTTGAAAGCCTTTCGAATCA
- a CDS encoding MBL fold metallo-hydrolase, with protein sequence MEIEIFDVEHGACALVTTDNGKRLLFDCGHNSSTDWRPSSSLPARGITRVDSLVVSNYDEDHVSDLPDLLRNVHVPVLVRNPSVRPADLYALKAENGVGRGIGTLAYMAGNHYTAPVVGPQDYGALQIAHFWNTYPALDDENNLSLVTILRYHNLGVIFPGDLERAGWYRLLARVDFRAALRGVNVFVASHHGREGGYCPEVFEYCTPEIVIFSDKGVAHETQKTAALYRQHAAGVRFFDSETRYVLTTRNNGAIRLSQHGPGMGFVWISRR encoded by the coding sequence ATGGAGATCGAGATTTTTGACGTCGAGCACGGGGCGTGCGCCCTGGTCACCACGGACAACGGCAAGCGATTGCTGTTCGACTGCGGTCACAACTCCAGCACTGACTGGCGGCCGTCGAGTTCGTTGCCTGCCCGTGGGATCACGCGAGTCGACAGCCTCGTCGTGTCCAACTATGACGAGGACCATGTAAGCGACCTGCCGGACCTTCTGCGCAACGTGCACGTGCCGGTGCTCGTCCGCAATCCCTCGGTCCGTCCAGCCGATCTGTACGCGCTGAAGGCGGAGAACGGGGTCGGCCGCGGCATCGGCACGCTCGCCTACATGGCCGGCAACCATTACACGGCGCCGGTCGTCGGCCCGCAGGACTACGGTGCACTGCAGATCGCGCACTTCTGGAACACCTACCCCGCGCTCGACGACGAAAACAACCTCAGCCTGGTAACGATCCTCCGCTACCACAACCTGGGTGTCATCTTTCCGGGGGACCTCGAGCGTGCCGGTTGGTATCGACTGCTGGCGCGCGTCGATTTCCGTGCTGCGCTCCGCGGCGTCAACGTGTTCGTCGCGTCACACCACGGTCGGGAGGGTGGCTACTGCCCGGAGGTGTTCGAATACTGCACGCCAGAGATCGTGATCTTCTCCGACAAGGGCGTCGCACATGAAACCCAGAAGACCGCCGCCTTGTACCGACAGCATGCCGCAGGGGTCCGTTTCTTCGACAGTGAGACGCGCTACGTCCTGACGACGCGAAACAACGGCGCCATTCGCCTCTCGCAGCACGGCCCCGGGATGGGGTTCGTCTGGATCAGCCGCAGGTAA
- a CDS encoding DUF3883 domain-containing protein, producing the protein MEATEIRRLRERLGLTQAAMAAQLGVNFVTLSRWELGRSRPSALAVGRLRALEGAESPSASAPSPSAAVDAAELEAQKLDFLGDPNQVRTLVEGERLSYGHLFNPAFATEISQVDPLPHQRIAVYERMLPQPRLRFGLFDDAGAGKTIMTGLYIRESLSRRTLRRVLVVVPAGLVGNWYREMRTLFQLSFRIVTGSDARKGNPFTGADSDLVIVSVDSLRGQALFGCLSDPSVTPYELVVFDEAHKLSANRDPDGTFRPTDRYRLAEALAGVRDIPDEWRLGWSAHHLLLLTATPHMGKPFPYYCLWRLLEPEIFSTETAFGSFPADDRKKYFARRVKEEMVNLRGAPLYPLRVCDTHSYELSQGPLSEQELYDKTTAYIRHFYNQARLLNRSAARFAMTIFQRRLASSTWALLRSLRNRLEKLETLIDDIQSGRIPEEQLREQQRRLDRQVRDTLDEKTADEEGAEGGIEEHEKDEAQALAAFVATNLAELVAEREKVRELVGLAEAVYARGLESKFEKLRELLRSPEFEQEKVIIYTEHRDTLDFLMRRLEAMGYAGQVAYIHGGLDFEARDAQVELFRRPHGAKAGPDGSGARFFVGTDAAAEGINLQFCWVLVNYDVPWNPARLEQRMGRIHRYGQKKDRVAILNLVAGKTREGRVVQTLLNKMEEIRKELGSDKVFDVIGRIFEGLSLNDYIQRAIVSEDAADREALDLAGHLTVEQIRAIAAREEAIFGRGGEVAKDLPKLQEAMHIEEMRRLLPGYVRRYLEHAAPTIDVDLVGDLDSTFFLRARRKGALDSVIPLLETYPEPARARLTVYRPADSRDAVFLHPGEPVFERMSALAVERCGLAGRRGAVFVDVSASAPYLLHVMRVSVVRRVDEAFPALHQEEVLEQCLVAVKQFADNRIEETSVEQMLLLRPAAKVDAASVGFVAQGNTYRLAAEEFVSGTLLHRMSDVRRLQAMDRLRYTEEYLRRAYDYQESELASARKRFTERAREGDKRALAELERIKQQQRGLYERRDVAIAQARREAELIQPGQVELIATALVQPSTNPEDVKARDFEVERIAMEISMAFEAAAGADARDVSTPEKARLAGLTDYPGFDVFSRRSDHERAIEVKGRVETGDVELTENEWAKAINLRGRYWLYVVMNCGSSSPRLFRVQDPFGRLLARAKGSVVLSAAAIREVAEVVA; encoded by the coding sequence ATGGAAGCGACCGAGATCAGAAGGCTGCGAGAGAGGCTTGGGCTGACCCAGGCGGCCATGGCCGCGCAGCTCGGGGTCAACTTCGTGACCCTTTCCCGCTGGGAACTGGGGCGCAGCCGTCCGTCTGCGCTTGCGGTGGGCCGGTTGCGCGCACTGGAGGGCGCGGAGTCTCCGTCGGCGTCCGCGCCGTCCCCCTCGGCTGCCGTGGACGCGGCAGAACTAGAAGCCCAGAAGCTGGACTTCCTCGGCGACCCGAATCAAGTGCGGACGCTCGTCGAGGGCGAGCGGCTCAGCTACGGCCATCTGTTCAACCCGGCCTTCGCAACCGAGATCAGCCAAGTGGATCCGCTGCCACACCAGCGGATCGCCGTGTACGAGCGGATGCTGCCTCAGCCGCGTCTGCGGTTCGGCCTGTTCGACGATGCCGGCGCCGGCAAGACGATCATGACGGGGCTCTACATCCGCGAGAGCCTGTCACGACGCACGCTGCGCCGCGTCCTGGTCGTCGTTCCGGCCGGGCTGGTGGGCAACTGGTACCGCGAGATGCGGACATTGTTCCAACTGTCTTTCCGTATCGTCACCGGCAGCGACGCGCGGAAAGGCAACCCCTTCACGGGCGCGGACAGCGACCTCGTGATCGTCAGCGTCGACAGCCTCCGGGGTCAGGCCTTGTTCGGATGTCTGAGCGACCCGTCCGTGACCCCGTATGAGCTTGTCGTGTTCGACGAGGCGCACAAGCTCAGCGCCAACCGCGATCCCGACGGCACCTTCAGGCCAACCGACCGCTATCGGCTTGCCGAGGCGCTGGCTGGGGTGCGCGATATCCCAGACGAGTGGCGCCTCGGGTGGAGCGCTCATCACCTCCTGCTTCTGACCGCGACGCCTCACATGGGCAAGCCGTTCCCGTACTACTGCCTGTGGAGACTGCTCGAGCCGGAGATCTTCTCGACCGAGACGGCGTTCGGTTCGTTTCCAGCAGATGACCGCAAGAAGTACTTCGCCCGGCGGGTCAAGGAAGAAATGGTGAATCTGCGCGGCGCACCGCTGTACCCGCTGCGCGTGTGCGACACGCACAGTTACGAGCTGAGCCAGGGGCCGCTGAGTGAGCAGGAGCTGTACGACAAGACCACGGCCTACATCCGTCACTTCTACAACCAGGCTCGGCTGCTCAACCGCTCCGCGGCGCGCTTCGCGATGACCATCTTCCAGCGCCGCCTTGCCAGCAGCACCTGGGCGCTGTTGCGCTCGCTGCGGAACCGCCTGGAGAAACTCGAAACGCTCATTGACGACATCCAGTCCGGTCGCATTCCGGAGGAGCAGTTGCGGGAGCAGCAGCGGCGGCTCGATCGCCAGGTCCGCGACACGCTGGACGAGAAAACCGCCGACGAGGAGGGCGCCGAGGGCGGCATCGAAGAGCACGAGAAGGACGAGGCACAGGCACTTGCCGCGTTCGTCGCCACCAATCTGGCCGAGCTGGTCGCCGAGCGTGAGAAGGTCAGGGAACTTGTTGGTCTCGCGGAGGCTGTCTACGCGCGCGGCCTCGAAAGCAAGTTCGAGAAGTTGCGCGAGCTTCTGCGCAGCCCGGAGTTCGAGCAGGAGAAGGTGATCATCTATACCGAGCACCGCGACACGCTGGACTTCCTGATGCGACGGCTCGAAGCGATGGGGTACGCCGGGCAGGTGGCATACATCCACGGTGGTCTGGATTTCGAGGCACGCGACGCACAGGTGGAGCTGTTTCGCCGCCCGCACGGTGCCAAGGCCGGACCTGACGGATCAGGCGCCCGTTTCTTCGTCGGCACCGATGCCGCGGCCGAGGGCATCAACCTTCAGTTCTGCTGGGTGCTCGTCAACTACGACGTGCCATGGAACCCGGCGCGTCTTGAGCAACGCATGGGCCGGATCCACCGTTACGGCCAGAAGAAGGATCGGGTCGCGATCCTCAACCTCGTTGCTGGCAAGACCCGTGAAGGTCGTGTCGTGCAGACCCTGCTCAACAAGATGGAGGAGATCCGCAAGGAACTGGGATCCGACAAGGTGTTCGACGTCATCGGGCGCATCTTCGAGGGCCTTTCCCTCAACGACTACATCCAGCGTGCGATCGTTTCCGAGGACGCGGCCGATCGCGAAGCGCTCGATCTGGCCGGGCACTTGACGGTGGAGCAGATCCGGGCGATCGCGGCGCGCGAGGAAGCGATATTCGGCCGTGGCGGCGAGGTGGCGAAGGACCTGCCCAAGCTGCAGGAGGCGATGCACATCGAGGAGATGCGCCGCCTGCTGCCCGGTTACGTCCGCCGCTACCTGGAGCACGCCGCGCCGACCATCGACGTCGATCTCGTTGGCGACCTCGACAGCACCTTCTTCCTTCGTGCTCGGAGGAAGGGCGCGCTCGACAGCGTCATTCCACTGCTGGAGACCTACCCCGAGCCTGCCCGCGCGCGACTTACCGTGTATCGCCCCGCCGACAGCCGCGATGCGGTGTTTCTGCATCCGGGTGAACCGGTCTTCGAGCGCATGTCCGCCCTTGCGGTGGAACGCTGCGGCCTGGCTGGCCGGCGCGGCGCCGTCTTTGTCGATGTCTCCGCTTCGGCGCCATATCTGCTTCACGTCATGCGCGTGAGCGTCGTGCGGCGAGTGGACGAGGCGTTTCCGGCCCTGCACCAGGAAGAGGTGCTTGAGCAGTGCCTGGTTGCCGTCAAGCAGTTCGCGGACAACCGCATCGAGGAGACCTCCGTTGAGCAGATGCTGCTCCTGCGACCGGCCGCCAAGGTGGACGCGGCCAGCGTCGGCTTCGTTGCCCAAGGCAACACCTACCGGCTCGCCGCTGAGGAGTTCGTCTCGGGCACCTTGCTCCATCGAATGAGCGATGTGCGTCGCCTGCAAGCGATGGACCGGCTGCGCTACACGGAGGAGTACCTGCGGCGCGCCTACGACTACCAGGAATCCGAGCTGGCGTCGGCACGCAAGCGCTTCACCGAACGTGCCCGGGAAGGCGATAAGCGTGCCCTGGCCGAGCTCGAACGCATTAAGCAGCAGCAGCGCGGGCTGTACGAGCGCCGCGATGTCGCGATTGCGCAGGCCCGGCGCGAGGCCGAGCTGATCCAGCCAGGCCAGGTCGAACTGATTGCCACCGCCCTCGTGCAGCCGTCGACCAACCCGGAGGACGTCAAGGCCCGCGACTTCGAGGTCGAGCGCATCGCCATGGAGATCTCCATGGCATTCGAGGCGGCAGCAGGCGCCGACGCGCGCGATGTATCCACCCCCGAGAAGGCTCGGCTTGCGGGATTGACCGACTACCCAGGATTCGACGTCTTCTCCAGGCGCTCCGACCACGAGCGAGCCATCGAGGTGAAAGGACGCGTCGAAACCGGCGATGTCGAGCTGACAGAGAACGAATGGGCGAAAGCGATCAATCTCCGCGGCAGGTATTGGTTGTACGTCGTCATGAACTGCGGTTCGTCGTCCCCGAGGTTGTTCCGTGTGCAGGACCCCTTCGGTCGGCTCCTTGCACGCGCCAAAGGTTCGGTTGTTCTATCCGCGGCGGCGATCCGAGAAGTGGCGGAGGTGGTGGCGTGA
- a CDS encoding VWA domain-containing protein, whose protein sequence is MNKLASALTGLGGERVALCDVSVSAVLQDLLAEVAVSQTYRNDERVNIEAVYTFPLPLDAVLLELEVEIGGRLLKGVVVEKKAAEGKYEDAVEAGDAAVMLEAIEPGLFTMNVGNLLPQETAKITFRYAILYRWAGDRLRFFLPTTIAPRFGESPHLPHQAPKPSLTVENQFSLRVEVRGALRDAQFVCPSHAIELVKSPEGVVLSLSQPNAVMDRDFVLNVKAPQATRSFVLCGQDGVGLAAVASFQPFFPGLQQPRPLNLAIVIDCSGSMQGDSMEQAKQALEGILDGLQPHDRIALIAFGNSTNVLSDRPLPCNKTNLAKAKRFAKALDANMGGTEIGNALREAYAVAGRSESADVFLMTDGEVSDWETVVDDAKKSGHRIFTVGVGSAVSEAFVRELAAVTGGVCELVSPREGMADRVVRHFERMRAPRAKRVAVRWPDGAANITPARIGAVFEGDTVVACARFDRAPAQGAAILEVETDKGETVRQELAFPATTPTPDGLSTVARVAAAARLKELDDGVGLETALRYRLVSPWTNWLVIAPRTDEEKAQDLPALRKVPQTLAAGWGGVGSVAMSLSMDALAAPRAMYSRSVDFAAMEDFDLSEIETPRRSLPLDLPEPYRRLLELVDANASRLDVAGALDLLTESGLAAEFDDLFRHTADLGLSVDVVAAIVLARLLGGPLGEPLSGDAQVALASLQERAREATDALQQMGRHGVALARLTQEPAAREVLRRRSDGEDLERFARMRELLDHLDEAVRRSGERLQHERARHAHREGGAIA, encoded by the coding sequence ATGAACAAGCTGGCATCGGCCCTGACCGGCCTGGGGGGCGAACGCGTCGCCCTGTGCGACGTCTCGGTCTCTGCAGTCCTGCAGGATCTGCTTGCGGAGGTCGCGGTCTCGCAGACCTACCGCAACGACGAGCGCGTGAACATCGAGGCGGTCTACACGTTCCCTCTGCCCCTCGATGCGGTGCTTCTCGAGCTTGAGGTCGAAATCGGCGGGCGCCTGCTGAAAGGCGTCGTCGTCGAGAAGAAGGCGGCGGAGGGGAAGTACGAGGACGCGGTCGAAGCCGGGGATGCGGCCGTGATGCTGGAAGCGATCGAGCCGGGCCTCTTCACGATGAACGTCGGCAATCTGCTCCCGCAGGAGACGGCGAAGATCACCTTCCGCTACGCCATCCTCTATCGATGGGCAGGCGATCGGCTGCGGTTCTTCCTGCCGACCACGATCGCGCCGCGCTTCGGCGAATCGCCCCACCTGCCCCACCAGGCGCCGAAACCGTCACTCACGGTCGAGAACCAGTTCTCGCTGCGCGTCGAGGTACGCGGTGCGCTGCGCGACGCCCAATTCGTCTGCCCATCGCACGCCATCGAGCTCGTGAAGTCGCCGGAGGGCGTCGTGCTCTCGCTGAGCCAGCCCAATGCGGTCATGGACCGCGACTTCGTCTTGAACGTGAAGGCTCCGCAGGCGACGCGCAGCTTCGTCCTCTGCGGCCAGGACGGCGTCGGGCTGGCTGCCGTCGCGAGCTTCCAGCCGTTCTTTCCAGGACTGCAGCAGCCGCGGCCGTTGAACCTCGCCATCGTCATCGATTGCTCCGGCTCCATGCAGGGAGACTCGATGGAGCAGGCGAAGCAGGCGCTCGAAGGCATCCTCGATGGGCTGCAGCCGCACGATCGAATCGCGCTGATCGCGTTCGGCAACTCGACCAACGTGTTGTCCGATCGGCCGCTTCCATGCAACAAGACCAACCTCGCCAAGGCCAAGCGGTTTGCCAAGGCGCTCGACGCGAACATGGGCGGCACCGAGATCGGCAACGCTCTGCGCGAGGCCTATGCGGTGGCCGGCCGCTCGGAATCGGCCGACGTCTTTCTGATGACGGACGGCGAAGTCTCCGATTGGGAGACCGTCGTCGACGATGCGAAGAAGTCGGGCCACCGGATCTTCACGGTGGGCGTCGGCAGTGCAGTCTCGGAGGCTTTCGTTCGCGAACTCGCGGCAGTCACCGGTGGCGTGTGCGAGCTCGTCTCGCCCCGCGAGGGCATGGCGGACCGCGTCGTCCGTCACTTCGAACGTATGCGCGCGCCGCGGGCGAAGCGGGTGGCAGTTCGCTGGCCCGATGGCGCCGCGAACATCACTCCGGCCCGGATCGGCGCGGTCTTCGAGGGTGACACGGTCGTCGCCTGTGCACGCTTCGATCGCGCGCCGGCGCAAGGCGCCGCGATCCTAGAAGTCGAGACGGACAAGGGCGAGACTGTCCGACAGGAGTTGGCGTTTCCAGCGACAACACCTACCCCGGACGGCTTGTCTACGGTGGCTCGCGTGGCGGCTGCCGCCCGCTTGAAGGAACTGGATGATGGCGTGGGCTTGGAAACGGCGCTCCGTTACCGGCTCGTGAGCCCTTGGACCAACTGGCTGGTCATTGCACCCAGGACCGACGAAGAAAAGGCCCAGGACCTTCCGGCCCTGCGCAAGGTCCCGCAGACGTTGGCGGCGGGCTGGGGTGGCGTGGGCAGCGTGGCGATGTCCCTCAGCATGGATGCGTTGGCGGCCCCGCGTGCGATGTATTCGCGCAGCGTCGATTTCGCGGCCATGGAGGACTTCGACCTCTCCGAAATCGAGACGCCGCGGCGTTCACTGCCTCTCGACCTGCCAGAGCCCTATCGCCGACTGCTCGAACTTGTCGATGCGAATGCTTCCCGGCTCGACGTTGCAGGCGCGCTCGATCTACTGACGGAATCCGGCCTTGCAGCCGAGTTCGACGACCTCTTCCGGCACACGGCCGACCTCGGCCTCAGTGTCGACGTCGTTGCCGCGATCGTCCTTGCCCGCCTCCTGGGCGGTCCTCTCGGCGAGCCTCTTTCCGGCGACGCGCAAGTGGCGTTGGCATCTCTGCAGGAGCGGGCCCGGGAAGCTACGGACGCGCTTCAGCAGATGGGACGTCACGGCGTCGCCCTGGCTCGCCTGACGCAGGAGCCGGCTGCACGCGAGGTACTTCGGCGGCGTTCCGACGGCGAAGACCTGGAGCGCTTCGCGCGGATGCGAGAACTGCTCGACCATCTCGACGAAGCAGTGCGCAGGTCGGGAGAGCGCTTGCAGCACGAACGAGCCCGTCATGCACACCGCGAGGGAGGCGCGATCGCGTAG
- a CDS encoding MerR family transcriptional regulator, protein MQDQKTFTLDEIAALAELPRRTVRYYIQSGLIDRPQGVGKGAYYTQRHVEQLLLVRKWQLAGLSLERIGELLKQQATGPLPPTPRRAGTVEVWSHLVVADGVELTLEPGRAGLTPEQVRAFFRAVTQAYAQIHESEEKE, encoded by the coding sequence ATGCAAGACCAGAAGACCTTCACCCTCGACGAGATCGCCGCGCTGGCCGAGTTGCCACGCCGCACGGTCCGGTACTACATCCAGTCCGGACTGATCGATCGCCCGCAGGGCGTCGGCAAGGGCGCCTACTACACGCAGCGCCACGTCGAGCAGCTTCTCCTGGTGCGGAAGTGGCAGCTGGCGGGGTTGTCTCTGGAACGGATCGGCGAGTTGCTCAAGCAGCAGGCCACCGGCCCCCTGCCCCCGACGCCACGGCGCGCCGGGACGGTCGAGGTCTGGAGCCACCTGGTCGTCGCCGACGGCGTCGAGCTCACCCTGGAGCCCGGCCGCGCCGGCCTGACACCGGAGCAGGTGCGGGCCTTCTTTCGCGCGGTGACGCAGGCGTACGCGCAGATTCATGAAAGCGAGGAAAAGGAATGA